From the genome of Anabrus simplex isolate iqAnaSimp1 chromosome X, ASM4041472v1, whole genome shotgun sequence, one region includes:
- the LOC137503174 gene encoding uncharacterized protein: MLHSEGHTVLRLPPYHSFFNAIEFVWSVAKQYYNKTVASRPGHGLDRATAVWKESLDQATAEMWRNEVKHTEKKIVEFYNNEVRGLPEVEELVIHHGSSESEEEDEEEEEEERREAEELAVPL, encoded by the exons atgctgcacagtgaaggccatactgtcttacgacttcctccataccactcatttttcaatgccatcgaatttgtatggtctgtggcaaaacagtattataacaaaacagtggcttcaagacctggtcacggattggacagagctacagctgtgtggaaagaatctcttgatcag gcgacagcagagatgtggagaaatgaagtaaaacacactgagaagaagattgtcgagttctacaataatgaggtgagaggtcttcctgaagtggaggaactagtcattcatcatggaagcagtgaatcggaggaggaagatgaagaagaagaagaagaagaaagaagagaagccgaggagttagctgtaccattgtaa